The stretch of DNA CCATGTACGCGAGGACCCCCGGCCTACGTAACCCCGGCAGCATCTGGCCGAACGAGAACGGCATCGCTGTCGCGAAGGACACGTGGATGCTCGGGATGGGCCTCGGTTACGTCCTCGACGGATGGACGCGGTTGCGCAGCCGCTGACCGCCCGGCGGTGACGTCCACGCCCGCGTCACTGTTCGGGGACGGCGCAGAAGTCGCTGTCGGAGAAGCCCGAAGGCCGCACACCGAGCGCCTGATTGAGACGTCCGCGGTGATTCTCCCAGGCGATGGCCGCGGCGAGTTCGGTCACCTGGGACTCGGAGAAGGCGGCGAGCAGCGAACCACGCAGGTCGTCACTGATGTGGGCGGGGGTGCGTGTCATCGCGTCGGCGAACTCCAGGACCAGCTTCTCCGTGTCGTCGAACGCGGAGCTCTCGCGGAACGCCGGCAGGGCGCGCAACTGGGCGTCGCTCACGCCGAGGGCACGGCTGAACGCCGAGCCGATGTCGAGGCAGTACTCGCAGTTGGTCAGCGCGGCCGCCTTGATCTCGGCGAGCGCCTTCAACCGGGGGTCGACCCGGGCGCTCGCCGCCAGCGCGACCTCGTGGAATCCGACGGCCGCGAGCAGCTGCGGTCGTCGGCGCAACCAGCGAAACAAGTCGGCCCGGTTGCGGCGGGCGGTGGGAAAGACGCGGCGAAACGAGTCCATCTGACCGAGGACGCTCATGCTGTCGGTCTACACCCGCGGCCGGATCGAGACAACCCCGGCCATTAGGCAATCGCCGTGTCCCGGCGGCGGGAGTGTTCTACGTTCGGAGCTGAGGCCGACCCCGCCGCACCCCGAGGAGTCACCATGAAGGCAGTCGTGTGCACCGAGACTCGCCTGGAGTTCGGTGACGTCCCGGATCCGGTCCCGGCCAGGGGTCAGGTGCTGATCGACGTGTCCCGGTGCGGGATCTGCGGCTCGGACCTGCACGCCCGCACGCACGCCGACGAGATGGCGGAACTGGCCGCCCAGATCAGCGCCGCCGCCCTGTGATCCGCCGCCGCCCATGAACCCCAACCACCCCCGCCTCCGATGGGTCGCCCCGGCACTTCTCCTCGCGTTGATCTACGCGGCGTCGCTCACCGTGTACGGGTTGAGCAGCCGCACCGAGGACGAGGGACCGTTCGCGGGCAACGACGACGAGGTCGTGGTCCTGGTGACGGCGAAATCGCTGCAGCCGACCACCGACCGGGTGCAGGCCGAGGTGACGATCGCCGTCGGCGAGGAGTACCTGCACGCCAACGGCGACACCCTGAATCGGGACATCACCCTGCTGCTCTTCCCGAGCACCAGTCACGAGGAGATCGTGTTCCGGGCGGGCGCCGCACCGACGACGTTCGACACCGAGTTCATCGCCACCGGCAACGCGGCGTACTGGCCGTTCGACCGGTTCGAGGTGAACCCGATGGTGGTGGAGGCGTACGAGGGCGCCGGCGCCGACCGGGCACTGCTGCCCACGGGGCTCCTGGTGGACGGCAGGGTCGACGGGTGGAAGGCGCGGGCCGACGCGGTGGCCGTCGACACGGACCTGTCGCGGAACGGCACCGGCGCCGCATTGTTATTCGCGCGCACGGGCGGGAACCTGATCTACGCCGGCATCCTCCTGCTGATGATGACGATCCTCGCGGGGCTCGCCGCGTTCGTCGCGCTGCAGACGTTCCGGCGCAAGCGCGCCGTCAACACCGACATGCTCGGCTGGATGGCGGCGATGCTGTTCGCGGTCGTGCCGTTGCGGGGAATCCTGCCGGGAAGCCCGCCGATCGGGTCGTGGGTCGACATCGCCCTCACGGTGTGGGTGGTGTCCACACTCGTCGCGTCCCTGGCGTTGTTCGTCTTCTGCTGGTGGCGGGACAGCGAGCAGCCCGCGCAGCCCTGATTTCGGTCGGTGGTTGCCACGGGCGCCACGGATTCGGAATAGTCGAGCACATGGTGCGCCGGACCGGGAGAGTGTTGCCGCCGTGGTATCTCGGCCCCGTCAACAAGGTGATCGTCGGCCTGCACCGGCTGGGTGTTCCGATGCCGATGCCGGCGCTCACCGTCCCGGGCCGGGAGACGGGGGTGCTGCGGTCGACGCCGGTCTCGCCGTACGAGGTGGACGGCCGCACCTACGTCGTCGCGGGGTACGCGGAATCGGATTGGGCGAAGAACGCCCGCGCGGCCGGGCGCGGCGAACTGACCCGCGGACGTCGCCGCGAGCGGGTTCGCCTGGTACCGCTGCCGGTGTCGGAGCGCGCCCGGATCCTCCGCGAGTTCCCGATCCGGGTGCCGCACGGGGTCACCATGTTCCTGAAGGCCGGGACGGTCGCGAACTCCTCTCCGGAGGCGTTCGCGGCCGCGGCGGACCGGTGCGAGGTGTTCCGCGTCGAGCCGCTGGACTGATCGGGGTCACCGAACCTCGAGCGTGCCCACCATGTTCGGGTGGTAGGTGCAGTGGAAGGCGAACGTGCCCGGCTGGCCGGGCACCGTGAACGTCGCGACCGCGCCCGGTTCGACCTCGACGTCGAACAGATCGCCGGTGTCAGCGGTCACGGTGTGTTCGGCGGTGTCGTCGTTGCGGACGGTGACCTGCTCTCCCGGTGCGAACGTTCCGGGCAGCGTGTACTTGAAGTCGCTGATCACGATCTCCCGTGCACCTGCCGGCATGGACATCGGCATCGACATCGACGGCATGTCGGTCATCATGTGGTTCCCGCCGTGCTCCGACTCGGACGACGCGGACGAGTCGTCGCTGTCGTTTCCGCACGCGGCCAGCGCGAGGATGGCCAGCAGGATCGGCAGGACAAGTGTCGGTACGCGTTTCATGATGGTCGCCTCCGGGGTGCAAGTGGGAACGGAGGCCCGACGCCCCGCTCCTCGCGGGAGTAGTACCCGTTTTCCCGGCAGGCACCCCTCGGCGTGCGCGGTGACTTCGTCAGCCGCCGTTCAACGCCTCCTGCGTCTCGAGGTTCGCGACCGGGGTGCGCAGCGAGACGACGGCGTCCGCGTAGAGGGAGGACTTGATCTCGCCGAGCGTGCGGCCGCGCGTCGCGACGAGTCCCTGCGCGTGTGCGACGGCGTCGGCGAGCACCTGCTGCTCGGGGGCGACCTCGTCGACGAATCCGAGTTCCTTCGCCGCCACGCCGCCATACCGCCGGCCGGTCACCAGGGCGGTGTGCACCGCCCGCGCGGGCAGGCGGGCCGCGAGCAGCGCGATGCTGCCGGGTGCGTAACTCGCCCCGATGGTGATCCCCGGCAGGCAGAAGTAGCCGCGGTCCTCCCGCATCACCCGGTGGTCGTGGGCGGCCGCGAGGATGGCGCCGCCGCCGAAGGTGTGCCCGGTCAGCGCGGCCACGGTGGGCAGCGGGAACGTGAGGATCCGCGCGAACAGGGCCTGCACCCGGTCGATGTAGGAGTTCAGCTTGTCGGTGTTGGCGAGGACCCAGGCGGTGTCGAGACCGGTGGAGTAGAACTTTCCGACCGCGGTGGTCACCAGCGCGGCGGGGCCGTCGTGCTGCTCGACCCGATCGAGGAGACCGTCGACACTCACGATCCAGTCCGGATGGAAGGCGTTCTCGCTGTCCCGTTCCCCCTCCTCCCCGAAGTACAGGACGAACACATCACCCGAGCGTTCCAAGTACGGCATGCGGCGAGGCTACCCGCACACCGGCGCGCTGCGCCCCTCGAACACCCACCGGTGGGTGAAGTTTCAACTGTCGCGGGGCCGGGTATGTCGATCGTCAAACAGCTGAGGCGGTGGACGATGAAGAGCGGAACAGGCATTGCCGACACCCGCACCGTTCGGGACTACATCCACACGGTGGCCAGGAGCGTTCACGCCGATTCCATCGACTGGTGGGAGTGCGACGGATTCGACGCCGTCCTCGTGCTGCCGTTCCGGTTGCACTATCTGCCCGGTCGCAACGCGGTACTGGCCTGGAACCGGACCTTCGGCTGGTCGCTCGGCGTCGAAGGACTGGGTCGCCGCAGCGTTATCGTGATCGACGGCCTCGGCCTCGGCCGGATGCCGTCGCCGGCCGGGTGCGCGGAACGTGCGGCGGAATTGATCGACGACTATTGCCGTTCCACACCGGCACTGCCGGGCCCGCACAGTGCCGTCGCACCGGCCGCTGCGGATCGCTGTCCCCGCATCGGCAACGCCGCCGGCGGCGGACGGCGGGACAGAGTCGTCCGCCGACCGTGACCGGTGGCGCCGAAGGCCACGACGACAATGTGGCCCAACCGCATTCCTCCGCCCAGGAGCAGCCGATCGTCGCCGCGGAGCAGGGCGCGGCACGGATCAGCACGGCGGCGCACCCGCTCGGCAGACCCGGTCCGCGCTTCGACCGCCGGTCCCCGTTCTTCATCGGCATGGCCGGGGCCGCCGGTGTCGCCGTCACGTACGCGCTGATCGAGGTCGTCCTCGCCGCCCGCGGGGTGCTGGTGCTCATCGCCGTCGCCGCCTTCCTCGCGATCGGTCTCGAACCGGCCGTGTCCTGGCTGGTGCGTCACGGATTTCCCCGATGGGCCGCCGTCGCAACGGTCTTCGTGGTCGCGTTCGCGATGCTGGCCGGGTTCCTCGCCGCGGCGATCCCGCCGATGGTGACCCAGGGCGCCGCTCTCGTCCACAACGCCCCCGACTACCTGGGCCACCTCGAGCAGCGCTACCCGGTCCTGCAGGAACTGAGCGCCCGCTTCCATCTGCAGGACGAACTGCGCCGCGCGCTCGACGCGGGCAATGCGCCGATGGTGCTCGGCGGGATCGTCGGTGCGGGCAAGTTCGTGTTCAGCGCCATCAGCGGCACGGTGATCGTGGTCGTGCTCACCGCGTATTTCCTGGCCGACTTCGGGCACATCCGGGCGTCCCTGTACCGCCTGGCCCCGAACTCGCGGCGGCCGCGCACGATTCTGATCGGCGACGAGATCTTCGCGAAGGTCGGCGGCTACGTGCTCGGGAACCTCCTGATCTCACTGATCACCGCGGTCCTCACCTTCGTGTGGCTGGTCGCCTTCGACGTCCCCTACCCACTGTTGCTGGCCGTCCTCGTCGCCGTGCTGGATCTGATTCCGGTGGTCGGTTCCACCCTCGCTGGTGTCGTGGTAGCACTGGTCGCCCTCACCGTCTCGCTCCCGGTGTCGCTGGCGACCGTCGTCTTCTTCATCGCCCTCCGCCTGTTCGAGGACTATCTCCTCGTTCCCCGCATCATCGGCAGAACGGTCAAGGTGCCCCCGATGGTCACCGTCGTCGCCGTCCTCATCGGCGGAGCACTGCTGGGGATCGTGGGGGCGCTGCTCGCGATTCCCGTCGCCGCCGCCGTTCTGCTCCTGGCCCGCGAGACGGTGTTTCCGCAGCTCGACCGCGGTTGAGCGGGCGCGACGCGAAAACGGCCCTGTGGAAGAAGTTTCCATGTTCTGCTTACCCTGGAGACGTGGGATGCGCCGGGGCATGCTCGGGGTCGTGTCCCGAGCAGGAGAAAGAGGCGCTGCATGTCGGTGATGAGTCCCACCGAGGCGATGTTCGTGCTGTTCGAAACACCCTCGCACCCCATGCACATGGGTGCGCTCGAACTGTTCGAACCGCCGCGCGAATCGGGACCCGATCACGCCCGGCTCATGTTCGAGGCGCTGATCTCGCAGGAGGGTGCGTCCGACACGTTCCGCCGGCGCGCCGTCCGCCCGCTCCGGGGCGCCAGTTACCCGTGGTGGTCCGTCGACGACCGCGTCGACCTCGGCTACCACGTGCGGCACACGGCGGTGCCGGGGCGGGGCCGAATGGAGGACCTGCTGTCGCTGGTGTCCCAGATGCACGGCATGCCGCTCGATCCGCAACACCCGATGTGGGAGATCCATGTCATCGAAGGGCTCGCCGACGGGCGGACGGCCGTCTTCTCGAAGATCCACCTGTCCCTGATGGACGGACCGGCGGGGCTGCGACTGCTCCACCACGCCCTGTCCACCGACCCCGACGCCCGCGACTGCCCCGCACCGTGGACGCCCGGCGTGTCCGGCACGTCGCGGCGCGAATCCGCGCTGCCCGTGGCCGCGGTCCGGGCCGGGGTGCGGGCGGCCACCAGCATCGTGGGGGTGCTGCCCGCGCTCGCGAAAGTCGCATACGACGGGGTCCGCGACCAGCATCTGACGCTTCCGCTGCAGTCGCCGCCCACGATGCTCAACGTTCCCGTCGGCCGGGCCCGGAAACTTGCGGCGCGGTCGTGGCCGATCCGGCGGCTGGTGTCGGTGGCCGCCGCCGCCCGCACCACGATCAACGCGGTGGTGCTCGCGATGTGCTCGGGGGCGCTGCGCCACTATCTGGTCGAGCAGTACGCGCTGCCCGAAGCGCCGTTGACTGCGATGCTGCCGGTCCCGCTCGACCTCGGCGGCACCATGATCGGGCCACGCGGCCGCGACCACGGGGTCGGCGCGATGGTCGTCGGGCTGGCCACCGACGAAGCGGACCCGGCCGCCCGCCTCGCCCGCATCAGCGAGTCCGTCGAGCACACCAATCGGGTGTTCGGCGCGCTGAGCCACACCCAGTTCCAGGTGATGAGCGCACTGGCGATCAGCCCGATCCTGCTCGAACCGGTCCGCCGGTTCGTGGACGACACTCCCCCGCCGTTCAACGTCATGATCTCCTACATGCCCGGTCCGTCGCGGCCGCGGTACTGGAACGGCGCCCGCCTGGACGCGGTGTACCCGGCACCGACGGTCCTCGGCGGTCAGGCGCTGAGTATCACCCTCACCAGCCGGTCCGGTCAGCTCGATGTCGGCGTGGTGGGCGATCGGCAAGCCGTCCCGCATCTCCAGCGGATCATCACGCACCTGGAGACGTCGCTGACCGATCTGGAGAACGCGGTCGCCGCGTCCGGCACCTGACCGGCCGCTACCCGGCCGGTTGCCGCAGGGACGTGCGATTACGCTCCCAGCATCGGGTGACGTGGTCGCCGACCAGGTCGTCGAACGCGAGGCACGCCGCGGCCCCCAGCAGGACGTCGTCGGCCGCCGCGGGCCGGGCGGCGACCAACCCGCCGGCGAGGTCCCGGCACACGATCTGTTCGTGCACGGAGTCGGCCTCCACGTGCTCGTCGAAGAACAGGGTGGCCGCCTTCCCGAATCCGAGACGACGCAGTCCGGCGGCGTACTTCTTGCTCGGCAACGCGGACGTGGTCTCGACCGCGCACAGGTGCCCCACCAGGGCGCCGAGCCGGCTGCGGTGGAGGCCGAACAGCGACAGCGCGTTCAGCGATGCCAGCGTCACGGCGGGCACCGCGTCGACGTAGTGCGCGTACCCGTCGGACAGTCCGAGTTCGCGCATCGTCGTCGCGAACAACGCCGAGTGCATCCGCTCGGGTCGGCCGCCGCCGTATTCGTCGGACTGCACCTCCACCAGCGCCGCCTTCGGTGCGCCCGCGAGCCGCGGAATGCCGAGCGTGTGCACATCCGCCTCACGCAACTGGTTGAGGGAGCGGTGGATCAGCAGTTCCCGGAACTGGGAGAGATCCGCGTCGTGGGCCATGTATCCGGACAGTCCCGGCGCCGTGCTGGGGGCGGTCATCTCCCACAGCGCCGCCACCACGTCGCCGACAGCCGTCGGCGGATCCGCGAGGGCGCGGATCGCGGCATCGAACGGCACCTCCAGCGCCGACCGGGCGAAGATCAGGTCGCTGTCCCACTCCCACCGGTCGTCGACCCCGGCTATGCCCTGCAGGTGCAGTTCGTACAGTGCGGTCAGACAGATCTGCGCGTCCTCGTCGAACAGAAACGCCCGCGGGTCGTCGCGTTCCGCCGATGCGAGGGCGAGCGCCGCCGTCACGAACGGTTCGGCCTCGGCGGTGTCTCCGCGCAGAATGGGGAACAGGAGACCGCTGACGGGACCGCGCGGAGCCGGACAGGGCATGGACGTTCCCGCCTGCGGCGCCGTGCCCGACGCCGACCGAGAGTGCAAGGTGGTCATATGAACTCCATTCCCCTTTCCGGGGCCGGCGAATCCGACGTAACCATCACCGTGTGCCCGGACGGCCCGCTCCTGGTGCGTGGTGCGGCGCGGATCCTCGACACCGAAGGTAACCCGATCGGCGGTGACCGGGCCACCGTGGCCCTGTGCCGGTGCGGTCGGACGAGCATCGCCCCCTTCTGCGACAGCTCGCACAAGAAGAAACGGCGCCGACCGCAATAGTGAATCATCGAGAGCGAAACTAGAAGCAGGGCAACGGAACCCGGAGTATTCACCCGCGGTGACGGTGCCCCGCGAGGCGAAAGCCCCCGCCGCCGTTGCCGGGATGGGGTAACGTCGGAGTCCTGCACGGTTGAGCCCCCAGCCGCAATGGACGGGCACGGTTCACGCGCCTTCTTTCGTGCCTGTCTCCTTCGATGCTCGATCGTGAGGAAACGACATGAAGACTGTTCTCGGAGCGCGACCGACGCGCCGCGCCCCCGCAGAGAAACCGGCACTGTTCAGCTGGGCCGTCGAGCCCGAGCACGGGCGGCTCTCCGTCGACAGTGCACCCGCCGCCGACGGGATCCTCGTCGTCCGGATCTCCGGTGACATCGACGTCACCACTCTCCCGTCGTTCGGGAGTCATCTCGAGGAAGCGATCGACGAACGGTTGCCGTTCGTTCTCGACCTCACCGACGTGCAGTTCTTCTGCGCGTCGGCCCTGCCGGTTCTCGAGATCATGTCCGCCCGCGCGCACCGGCTCGCCGTGCCGTGGGCGGTGACCGGGAACAACGCACTCCGCAGACCGCTGACGGCGATGAACATGGCCGCGGCCATCCCCTTCTGCACCGACCTCGAGGACGCGTTTCGGCTGGTCGCCGGTGGAATGCGGCAGGGTGGGCGCTCGGCGTGAACGATTCTGCTCCGCACGGCACGTCCGACTTCGTGGTCGTCGCCAACCGGCTGCCCGTGGACATGGAGACACTCGACGACGGAACGACACGCTGGAAACGCAGTCCCGGAGGGCTCGTCACCGCCCTGGAACCGATCCTCCTCGGACGGGAGCGCGGATCCTGGGTGGGCTGGCCGGGGGTGCCCGATACGAAGGTCGAACCGATCGTCTCCGGTGGGGTCGATCTGTTCCCGGTGGAACTGAGTTCGGACGAGGTGGCCCGGTACTACGAGGGGTTCTCGAACGCGACGCTGTGGCCGCTGTACCACGACGTGCTGGTGGCCCCGGTGTTCGACCGGGACTGGTGGCATACCTACCTGGAGGTGAATCGCCACTTCGCGGAGGAGACGGCGCGCACCGCCGCCGAGGGCGCCACGGTGTGGGTGCAGGATTATCAACTCCAGCTGGTGCCGCGCCTGCTCCGGGAGATGCGCCCCGATCTGACCATCGGATTCTTTCTTCACATCCCGTTCCCGCCGGTCGAATTGTTCATGCAGCTGCCGTGGCGAAAGGAGATCGTGGAGGGGCTCCTCGGGGCCGACCTCATCGGTTTCCATCTGCCCGGGGGCGCCCACAACTTCCTGTTCCTGGCCCGCAGACTGCTCGGACTCGACGCCACCACCGCGGGCGTCGGCGTGCGCGGCGCACTCGGCACGGTGACACTCGACGACCGAGTCGTGCACGTCGGCGCCTTCCCCATCTCCGTCGACGCCCGGAAACTCGTCGAACAGGCGACCGAGCCCGCCGTCGTCGAACGGGCCGCGGAGATCCGCCGGGAGCTCGGGAACCCACGGAAGATCCTCCTCGGCGTCGACCGACTCGATTACACGAAGGGCATCGACCTGCGGCTGTCGGCGCTCGGTGAACTGCTCGACGAGGGGCGGCTCGACCCGTCCGACACCGTGATGGTGCAACTCGCCACCCCCAGCCGTGAACGCGTCGAGCACTACATGAAGATGCGCAGCTCCATCGAGGAGCAGGTCAGCCACATCAACGGCGACCACGGGCAGATAGGCCGGCCGGTGGTGCACTACCTCTACCAGCCGGTCGATCGCAGCGAGCTGATCGCGCTGTTCCTCGCCGCCGACGTCATGCTCGTCACCCCGATGCGCGACGGGATGAATCTCGTGGCCAAGGAGTACGTTGCCTGCCGGGCCGACCTGGGCGGTGCGCTGGTACTCAGCGAATTCGCGGGTGCCGCCGCCGAACTCCGGGGCGCCTACCTGGTGAACCCGCACGACCTCGACGGGGTGAAGAACACGATCGTGGCCGCACTCGGCCAGGAGCGAGAGCAGGGACGGCGAAGAATGTCGCGGCTGCACCGGCAGGTGCTCGACCACGACGTGCACCGGTGGGCGCAATCCTTCCTCGGAGCACTCGACCCGAACGCGGCCGACTGATCACACCGTCCCGGCCGGCCTCACTCCGGATTCGTGACCGATTCGACGATGCGGCGCGCCACCTCCGCCAACTTCACGTGCTCCTGCTGCGACTGCGCGACGAGGATCTCGAACGCCCGGTCCGCGGACACACCCCGCAGTGCCATCACGATCCCCTTGGCCTGCTCGATGACCGCACGGGTCTTCATGGCCCGCGTGAGACCCGTCACCTCGTTCCTGGCCAACTCCACGCTGCGCGCGCTCCTGAGCAATCCTTCGATCGCCGTGGTGTAGACGAGGAGCACGACGGCGTCGAGTTCACTGAAACCGTGATCGCCCCGCCCGTAGATGTCGAGGGTCCCGGCCAGGGCCTCGTCCACCGCGAGCGGCGCGGACAGGAAACTGCGCATTCCCGCCTGGTCCAGGTTGTCGGCCAGGGACGGCCACCGGGCCGCGGCTTCCCCGCGCGTCGCCTTGACGACCTTCCGGCTGCCCGCCACGCCGAAGTAGTCGTCGCCGTCGATGGCCTGGAAGCTCTGAATGTCGATCTGCCGGACCGTCTCGTCCGCGTAGGCGACCGTCTCGACGAGTCCGTCGCGCAGCAACGACACTCCGGCCATGTCGGCGTCGGCGATCGCGTCCACCACCTGTTCGCAGACCCGTTGCAGCAGCAGGCCCATCTCCACCTGTGAGCCGGAGTTCCAGTTGAACTCGTCCAACGCGGTTGCCAGGGAGCCCAGTTGGGCAGCGATCGTCCCCCCGTCGAGATCAGGGGACATCGACTCAGGGCGCTCACCCGCAGTCTCGGACATTCTCGGATACACCTCGGATTCCGGGTGTAACCGACAGGACACCCACTGAACGAACGCAGCAGTTGTCTCTACCGTCGAGAAGACTTTACTCGACCCGGGAACCGACTTCGTCCACCGATCCCGTCCCCGGCTCTGCCGGTTCACCCGAGTCGGTTCGAACGAGCCGAGACAGCGCGCTCAGCCGCCGCCCAGCTGCTCCCGCAGCCCGGACAGGGTGCGTGCCAGGATCCGCGAGACCTGCATCTGCGAGACGCCCACGCGCTGGGCGATTTCCGTCTGGGTCATCGATCCGAAGAAGCGCAGCATCAACACTCGGCGTTCGAGCGGCGGAAGTTTCTCCAGCGCCGGCCGAACCGAGGCGTGACTCTCCACGTTCGCGAGCTCGGGGTCCTCTTCGCCGAGTGTCTCGGCGAGGGGTAGGTCGTCGGGGTCATCTCCCATGGCCGCATCCATCGACAGGGTTTGGTAGGCATTCTTCGCGAGCAGGCCCTCGGACACTTCCCGGACGTCGAGTTCGAGTTCGGCGGCGATCTCGCTGGCCGACGGCGACCGACCCAGTTCCTGCGACAGTTCGTCGACGGCCTTGGCGATCAACGCGTGGAGTTCCTGCATGCGGCGGGGCACCCGCATCGACCAGCCGGTGTCGCGAAAGTAGCGGCGGACCTCACCCATGATCGTGGGTACCGCGTAGGACACGAAGTCGAAGCCGCGGTCCGGGTCGAATCGGTCGACCGCCTTCACCAGCCCCAGCCGGGCGACCTGCAGCAAATCTTCGTGCGCCTCGCCGCGGCCGCCGAAGCGGCGGGCGATGTGATCGGCCAGCGGAAGGCAACGTGTGATGATCTCGTCGCGCAGCGCGGACGCCTCCCCGGACGATTCCTCCAAGATTCGCAGGCGCGCCACGGCGGGCGCCACGTCCTTGTAGTCGTCTCTGCCGGGACGGTGCCGTTCGCTGCGTTCC from Rhodococcus opacus B4 encodes:
- a CDS encoding GAF and ANTAR domain-containing protein, which translates into the protein MSETAGERPESMSPDLDGGTIAAQLGSLATALDEFNWNSGSQVEMGLLLQRVCEQVVDAIADADMAGVSLLRDGLVETVAYADETVRQIDIQSFQAIDGDDYFGVAGSRKVVKATRGEAAARWPSLADNLDQAGMRSFLSAPLAVDEALAGTLDIYGRGDHGFSELDAVVLLVYTTAIEGLLRSARSVELARNEVTGLTRAMKTRAVIEQAKGIVMALRGVSADRAFEILVAQSQQEHVKLAEVARRIVESVTNPE
- a CDS encoding SigB/SigF/SigG family RNA polymerase sigma factor, with the translated sequence MSPVSERSERHRPGRDDYKDVAPAVARLRILEESSGEASALRDEIITRCLPLADHIARRFGGRGEAHEDLLQVARLGLVKAVDRFDPDRGFDFVSYAVPTIMGEVRRYFRDTGWSMRVPRRMQELHALIAKAVDELSQELGRSPSASEIAAELELDVREVSEGLLAKNAYQTLSMDAAMGDDPDDLPLAETLGEEDPELANVESHASVRPALEKLPPLERRVLMLRFFGSMTQTEIAQRVGVSQMQVSRILARTLSGLREQLGGG